The following are encoded together in the Oncorhynchus nerka isolate Pitt River linkage group LG23, Oner_Uvic_2.0, whole genome shotgun sequence genome:
- the LOC115106149 gene encoding gastrula zinc finger protein XlCGF57.1-like isoform X2 gives MSSKNIFQTELTHIMGLYVETTVREMEILLDECAAVLENEENSLLKREMERVNRTNTMKFASFMEVLSEGLMEKISLLMMVDETEVKTVEKTGGGGESCGEDGRFSRELATQKVAVEDEVSSSESDHQEEDLDPLSSPSSDEKCLVEVDPSQHADPSASDPDKQGPARDGEDVQCGDSGPLTCSHCGKCFRKKGFLTRHIQSRKKTYSCSPCRKGFDLAKQLEEHSVKPRIENTFSCNDCSAVFHRKCTLQSHLKGHLMEETVTCTVCERKFLGEKRLELHKCNGRKIFSCSSCPEILKTREGLSYREETLSETKYSCETCSKTFLTTVSLKTHMMSHKEKDHSCTVCSQHFSHASALRKHMLVTHPGEMPEKHCICSVCGRCFTKRNNLYKHMRTHKEERPFSCNICGKKFNSSGNLSRHNRTHTGQKLYSCDLCDKSFTQSGTLKTHKLNAHTEGEEKPSSKCEICGDVCSSRYTLKNHMVTHTGKKPYHCSVCGKGFFSNHLLKVHIHIHTGEKPFECDQCGKRFSQKSHLKYHERVHTGVKAFVCGVCGKAYANRQNLKLHKCSISAKL, from the exons ATGTCGAGCAAAAATATATTTCAGACAGAGTTGACCCACATTATGGGGTTATACGTTGAAACAACAGTTAGGGAGATGGAGATACTCCTCGACGAGTGTGCTGCTGTTTTGGAGAATGAAGAGAATAGTTTACTGAAGAGAGAAATGGAGCGTGTGAATAGAACCAACACG ATGAAATTTGCGTCATTCATGGAAGTGTTGAGTGAAGGCTTGATGGAGAAAATATCACTGCTGATGATGGTGGACGAAACGGAGGTAAAAACTGTGGAGAAGACTGGTGGAGGTGGTGAGAGCTGTGGAGAAGATGGGCGCTTCAGTCGGGAACTAGCAACACAAAAAGTAGCAGTAGAGG ATGAGGTGTCTTCTTCTGAGTCTGATCATCAGGAGGAGGACCTTGACCCCCTGTCCTCACCTTCATCGGACGAGAAATGCCTAGTTGAGGTTGATCCCAGTCAGCATGCTGACCCATCTGCATCAGACCCAGATAAACAAGGCCCAGCTAGGGATGGAGAAGATGTCCAATGTGGGGATTCTGGACCCCTCACCTGTTCCCATTGTGGAAAATGTTTCAGGAAGAAAGGGTTTCTGACGAGACACATTCAGTCCCGTAAAAAAACCTACAGCTGTTCTCCGTGTAGGAAAGGTTTTGATCTGGCCAAACAGCTTGAGGAGCATTCTGTTAAACCACGCATAGAGAACACCTTCAGTTGTAACGACTGCAGTGCGGTGTTTCACCGTAAATGTACTTTGCAGTCCCACTTGAAGGGTCACCTAATGGAGGAAACGGTCACATGTACAGTTTGTGAAAGAAAGTTTCTAGGGGAAAAAAGACTGGAGTTGCACAAGTGCAATGGACGGAAAATATTCAGCTGCTCATCCTGCCCGGAGATCTTAAAGACCAGAGAAGGGTTGTCTTATCGTGAGGAGACGCTTTCAGAGACGAAATATAGCTGTGAAACATGCAGCAAAACATTCTTAACCACTGTGTCCTTAAAAACCCATATGATGTCTCATAAAGAGAAGGATCATagttgtactgtatgtagccaacATTTCAGCCATGCATCTGCTCTCAGAAAGCATATGTTGGTCACCCATCCTGGAGAAATGCCTGAAAAACATTGCATCTGCAGTGTGTGTGGTAGATGTTTCACCAAAAGGAACAATCTGTATAAACATATGAGGACACACAAGGAAGAGAGACCTTTTTCTTGCAATATTTGTGGCAAGAAGTTTAATTCTTCCGGTAATCTCAGCAGACACAATAGAACTCACACGGGCCAGAAATTGTATTCCTGTGACCTTTGTGACAAAAGCTTCACCCAGTCCGGAACCCTGAAGACTCATAAACTAAACGCTCACACTGAAGGTGAAGAAAAGCCTTCTTCCAAGTGTGAGATTTGCGGGGATGTTTGTTCAAGTCGTTATACTCTAAAGAATCATATGGTCACTCACACAGGGAAGAAACCCTATCATTGTAGCGTGTGTGGCAAAGGTTTCTTTAGCAATCATCTTCTTAAAGTTCACATTCAcattcacacaggggagaaaccctttgagtgtgatcaatgtgggaagaggttCAGTCAGAAAAGTCATCTAAAATATCACGAGCGTGTGCACACCGGTGTCAAAGCATTCGTGTGCGGCGTCTGTGGGAAGGCCTATGCTAATAGACAGAATCTGAAACTCCACAAGTGCAGCATTTCTGCAAAATTGTAG
- the LOC115106149 gene encoding gastrula zinc finger protein XlCGF57.1-like isoform X1, translating to MSSKNIFQTELTHIMGLYVETTVREMEILLDECAAVLENEENSLLKREMERVNRTNTMKFASFMEVLSEGLMEKISLLMMVDETEVKTVEKTGGGGESCGEDGRFSRELATQKVAVEATTKMTLSVTDEVSSSESDHQEEDLDPLSSPSSDEKCLVEVDPSQHADPSASDPDKQGPARDGEDVQCGDSGPLTCSHCGKCFRKKGFLTRHIQSRKKTYSCSPCRKGFDLAKQLEEHSVKPRIENTFSCNDCSAVFHRKCTLQSHLKGHLMEETVTCTVCERKFLGEKRLELHKCNGRKIFSCSSCPEILKTREGLSYREETLSETKYSCETCSKTFLTTVSLKTHMMSHKEKDHSCTVCSQHFSHASALRKHMLVTHPGEMPEKHCICSVCGRCFTKRNNLYKHMRTHKEERPFSCNICGKKFNSSGNLSRHNRTHTGQKLYSCDLCDKSFTQSGTLKTHKLNAHTEGEEKPSSKCEICGDVCSSRYTLKNHMVTHTGKKPYHCSVCGKGFFSNHLLKVHIHIHTGEKPFECDQCGKRFSQKSHLKYHERVHTGVKAFVCGVCGKAYANRQNLKLHKCSISAKL from the exons ATGTCGAGCAAAAATATATTTCAGACAGAGTTGACCCACATTATGGGGTTATACGTTGAAACAACAGTTAGGGAGATGGAGATACTCCTCGACGAGTGTGCTGCTGTTTTGGAGAATGAAGAGAATAGTTTACTGAAGAGAGAAATGGAGCGTGTGAATAGAACCAACACG ATGAAATTTGCGTCATTCATGGAAGTGTTGAGTGAAGGCTTGATGGAGAAAATATCACTGCTGATGATGGTGGACGAAACGGAGGTAAAAACTGTGGAGAAGACTGGTGGAGGTGGTGAGAGCTGTGGAGAAGATGGGCGCTTCAGTCGGGAACTAGCAACACAAAAAGTAGCAGTAGAGG CAACAACCAAGATGACCCTCTCTGTTACAGATGAGGTGTCTTCTTCTGAGTCTGATCATCAGGAGGAGGACCTTGACCCCCTGTCCTCACCTTCATCGGACGAGAAATGCCTAGTTGAGGTTGATCCCAGTCAGCATGCTGACCCATCTGCATCAGACCCAGATAAACAAGGCCCAGCTAGGGATGGAGAAGATGTCCAATGTGGGGATTCTGGACCCCTCACCTGTTCCCATTGTGGAAAATGTTTCAGGAAGAAAGGGTTTCTGACGAGACACATTCAGTCCCGTAAAAAAACCTACAGCTGTTCTCCGTGTAGGAAAGGTTTTGATCTGGCCAAACAGCTTGAGGAGCATTCTGTTAAACCACGCATAGAGAACACCTTCAGTTGTAACGACTGCAGTGCGGTGTTTCACCGTAAATGTACTTTGCAGTCCCACTTGAAGGGTCACCTAATGGAGGAAACGGTCACATGTACAGTTTGTGAAAGAAAGTTTCTAGGGGAAAAAAGACTGGAGTTGCACAAGTGCAATGGACGGAAAATATTCAGCTGCTCATCCTGCCCGGAGATCTTAAAGACCAGAGAAGGGTTGTCTTATCGTGAGGAGACGCTTTCAGAGACGAAATATAGCTGTGAAACATGCAGCAAAACATTCTTAACCACTGTGTCCTTAAAAACCCATATGATGTCTCATAAAGAGAAGGATCATagttgtactgtatgtagccaacATTTCAGCCATGCATCTGCTCTCAGAAAGCATATGTTGGTCACCCATCCTGGAGAAATGCCTGAAAAACATTGCATCTGCAGTGTGTGTGGTAGATGTTTCACCAAAAGGAACAATCTGTATAAACATATGAGGACACACAAGGAAGAGAGACCTTTTTCTTGCAATATTTGTGGCAAGAAGTTTAATTCTTCCGGTAATCTCAGCAGACACAATAGAACTCACACGGGCCAGAAATTGTATTCCTGTGACCTTTGTGACAAAAGCTTCACCCAGTCCGGAACCCTGAAGACTCATAAACTAAACGCTCACACTGAAGGTGAAGAAAAGCCTTCTTCCAAGTGTGAGATTTGCGGGGATGTTTGTTCAAGTCGTTATACTCTAAAGAATCATATGGTCACTCACACAGGGAAGAAACCCTATCATTGTAGCGTGTGTGGCAAAGGTTTCTTTAGCAATCATCTTCTTAAAGTTCACATTCAcattcacacaggggagaaaccctttgagtgtgatcaatgtgggaagaggttCAGTCAGAAAAGTCATCTAAAATATCACGAGCGTGTGCACACCGGTGTCAAAGCATTCGTGTGCGGCGTCTGTGGGAAGGCCTATGCTAATAGACAGAATCTGAAACTCCACAAGTGCAGCATTTCTGCAAAATTGTAG